One Papaver somniferum cultivar HN1 chromosome 10, ASM357369v1, whole genome shotgun sequence genomic window carries:
- the LOC113317506 gene encoding uncharacterized protein ycf20 has translation MTYGLIVISPCLHNFSSILGTKIPSRKSRVFRSSSSPGFISIRAVQDNEGPRRLIDVIRFIPDLSRNYFKSPSRRTLFGGISLLGGFYVAQTISLSFGALGVNDVIAAVLCVLLTEYVTRFYYSRPKVTFPLALLNNFKMGFTYGLFIDAFKLAS, from the coding sequence ATGACATATGGATTGATCGTCATTTCTCCATGCCTCCATAACTTCAGCTCAATTCTTGGGACAAAGATCCCCAGTCGAAAAAGCAGAGTTTTCAGGTCTAGCTCCTCCCCTGGTTTTATCAGCATTCGAGCTGTGCAAGACAATGAGGGTCCAAGAAGACTCATAGACGTAATCCGGTTTATTCCAGACCTCTCGAGGAACTACTTCAAAAGTCCCTCTCGAAGAACTTTGTTCGGAGGTATCTCTTTATTGGGTGGGTTTTATGTGGCTCAAACAATTTCCTTATCATTCGGAGCTTTAGGAGTAAACGATGTAATAGCTGCTGTTCTATGTGTTCTTCTCACAGAGTATGTGACAAGGTTTTATTACAGCCGACCCAAGGTAACTTTCCCCCTAGCTCTGCTGAACAATTTTAAGATGGGGTTCACGTATGGTCTCTTCATCGATGCTTTCAAGCTTGCTAGTTGA